One genomic segment of Micromonospora sp. WMMC415 includes these proteins:
- a CDS encoding WXG100 family type VII secretion target has translation MSFSVEPSALERAASRLNEASLDAQAAKAYILKHTDMPVPGQGLLSEVWPAHQLLLDAMNKRLAHLVELLEKSRDALQGTADYYRYTDAGNAARLDATYPTVDRSGYEVPGGRPLTGNLP, from the coding sequence GTGAGCTTCTCGGTTGAGCCCAGCGCCCTGGAGCGCGCCGCTTCCCGCCTCAACGAGGCGAGCCTCGACGCCCAGGCCGCCAAGGCGTACATACTCAAGCACACCGACATGCCCGTGCCGGGCCAAGGACTGCTCAGCGAGGTATGGCCTGCGCACCAGCTGCTTCTCGACGCGATGAACAAGCGGCTCGCTCACCTGGTCGAGCTGCTGGAGAAGTCCCGGGACGCGCTCCAGGGCACTGCGGACTACTACCGGTACACGGACGCCGGCAACGCGGCCCGGCTGGACGCCACCTACCCGACGGTTGACCGCAGCGGTTACGAGGTGCCTGGCGGGCGCCCGTTGACTGGGAACCTGCCGTGA
- a CDS encoding A24 family peptidase yields the protein MATQRVRSGRFGTTVRAPRRGGRAALLAVLTVTPVLRLAVLRHAVPPGSTPRSGCDACGAPVDLDRPWPALGPGARCGRCAARVGAPPGTVEAAAVAAATVLLLVGPPAVELAAVAWWLGWAVPLVFVDAAVHRLPDRLTGPAALGTWLLLGLAAALGAGYPPWLRATAAGLALGLLFAGTTLLLGRLGFGLGDAKLAVGAGLLLGWHGWTVPVLGLLLAFALSSVAALALLATGRARWSSHLAFGPFLVAATGAALLLTPA from the coding sequence ATGGCTACCCAGCGTGTTCGTAGCGGCAGGTTCGGCACGACGGTGAGAGCACCCCGACGCGGCGGTCGGGCAGCGCTGCTCGCCGTGCTCACGGTCACCCCGGTCCTCCGGCTGGCAGTGCTGCGGCACGCCGTACCCCCGGGTTCGACACCCCGGTCCGGTTGCGACGCCTGCGGCGCCCCGGTCGACCTGGACCGCCCGTGGCCGGCGCTCGGGCCGGGTGCACGGTGCGGGCGGTGCGCCGCCCGGGTGGGCGCGCCACCCGGCACGGTGGAGGCCGCCGCGGTCGCGGCCGCGACGGTGCTCCTGCTGGTCGGGCCACCGGCCGTCGAGCTGGCCGCGGTGGCGTGGTGGCTCGGCTGGGCGGTGCCGCTCGTCTTCGTGGACGCGGCGGTGCACCGGCTGCCCGACCGGCTGACCGGGCCCGCCGCGCTCGGCACGTGGCTCCTGCTCGGGCTGGCCGCCGCCCTCGGTGCGGGGTACCCGCCGTGGCTGCGGGCCACCGCCGCCGGCCTCGCCCTGGGGCTCCTGTTCGCCGGCACCACGCTCCTGCTCGGCCGGCTCGGCTTCGGCCTCGGCGACGCCAAGCTCGCCGTGGGCGCGGGCCTGCTCCTCGGCTGGCACGGCTGGACGGTCCCGGTGCTCGGGCTCCTGCTGGCGTTCGCCCTCTCGTCGGTGGCCGCCCTGGCGCTGCTGGCGACCGGCCGGGCCCGCTGGTCCAGCCACCTCGCCTTCGGCCCGTTCCTCGTCGCGGCGACCGGCGCCGCCCTGCTGCTGACACCCGCCTGA
- a CDS encoding IS110 family transposase, with product MSVTDSAASARGNSAGVDWAKDDYAVCVIDADGEPLERLTLTYTKTGLRRLIDLLDRHRVDAVGIERPDGPIVDALLAADTTVYVIPPSQVKALRRRYGSAGNKDDRFDAYVLADTVRTDRRRLTPLVLDSPPTTALRKLCRARKDLIAHRIAVANQLRAHLATALPGTVELFNDIDSPISRQFLTRFTTQDALDRLSPTRLAGWLKSVSYSGRTDPAVLHARITAAPRGATGDYGQTLAGITRAYLATLAAIVAQIDTLNQQITDTLDRHPDRDIFTSLPRSGTVRAARLLAEIGDARGRFPTPASLACLAGVAPSTRESGKVRIVAFRWAVDKQLRDAVCDFAGDSRHANPWAANLYQRARARGHDHPHAVRILARAWLDIIWKCWTTNTPYNPDRHRALQHLLSQDQPAMA from the coding sequence ATGAGTGTGACCGACAGTGCCGCGTCGGCGCGAGGGAACTCGGCCGGGGTGGACTGGGCCAAGGACGACTACGCCGTCTGCGTCATCGACGCCGACGGTGAGCCGTTGGAGCGGCTGACGCTGACATACACCAAGACCGGCCTGAGACGGCTGATCGACCTGCTCGACCGGCATCGGGTGGACGCGGTCGGCATCGAACGCCCGGACGGCCCGATCGTCGATGCGCTGCTGGCCGCCGACACGACCGTATACGTGATCCCACCCTCGCAGGTCAAAGCACTGCGCCGACGGTACGGCTCGGCCGGGAACAAGGACGACCGGTTCGACGCCTACGTCCTGGCCGACACGGTACGCACCGACCGGCGACGGCTGACCCCGCTCGTGCTGGACAGCCCACCGACCACCGCGCTGCGCAAGCTGTGCCGCGCCCGCAAAGACCTCATCGCCCACCGCATCGCGGTCGCCAACCAGCTGCGCGCTCACCTGGCCACGGCCCTGCCGGGCACCGTCGAGCTGTTCAACGACATCGACTCGCCGATCAGCCGGCAGTTCCTGACCCGGTTCACCACCCAGGACGCCCTGGACCGGCTGTCGCCCACACGCCTGGCCGGCTGGCTCAAGAGCGTGAGCTACAGCGGCCGCACCGACCCAGCCGTGCTGCACGCCCGCATCACCGCCGCGCCTCGCGGCGCCACCGGCGACTACGGACAGACCCTGGCCGGTATCACCCGCGCCTACCTCGCCACCCTGGCCGCGATCGTGGCCCAGATCGACACCCTCAACCAGCAGATCACCGACACCCTCGACCGGCACCCCGACCGGGACATCTTCACCAGCCTGCCCCGCTCCGGCACCGTCCGCGCCGCCCGGCTGCTCGCCGAAATCGGCGACGCCCGCGGCCGATTCCCCACCCCAGCATCCCTGGCCTGCCTCGCCGGCGTCGCCCCGTCGACCCGCGAATCCGGCAAGGTCCGCATCGTCGCCTTCCGCTGGGCCGTGGACAAACAACTCCGCGACGCCGTCTGCGACTTCGCCGGCGACAGCCGCCACGCCAACCCCTGGGCAGCCAACCTCTACCAACGAGCCCGCGCCCGCGGCCACGACCACCCCCACGCCGTCCGCATCCTCGCCCGCGCCTGGCTCGACATCATCTGGAAGTGCTGGACCACCAACACCCCCTACAACCCCGACCGGCACCGAGCCCTCCAACACTTGCTCAGCCAAGATCAACCGGCGATGGCTTGA
- a CDS encoding CpaF family protein, which translates to MRFEPVSADPRRHAPTATSIAPPLPPPNGRHHPTPVPAPPPEAPPRPRVDFQVVRELRRELSERLTLWQRGREFDADAEDTERARLAVAVVAEYADAVRRAGTPMAAGEERLLLDQVTAELAGLGRLQTLLVDDTIEEVHILGCDQVRITRHGGGVDWAEPIADSDDELVEILQAAARRAGATERSLSTSKPTLDLQLPDGSRLAAVFLVSHRPYAVIRKHNTLDVSLDDIAGGRGDLDEMVDPLLRDFLRAALRAGLNIMVAGLAGAGKTTVIRALMNEIPPDEPYVLLEESRELLPARRGHRHRAVMSFEAREGHGERGPDGRPAGEVSIADLIPVSLRMGVLRIIVGEVRSREIVPMLQAMTTSRGSMCTIHARTPAGVGERIIELALAHGREMTVDQARRMAGNALDLIVYVTVEDETAIGGRKHRFVSHVEEVIGVGDGNRITTTTVFGPGPDGRAVPRHLPERIRNQLLRVGYDARLLGRWIEAGTGAWRRPRQTRLGRR; encoded by the coding sequence ATGCGGTTTGAACCGGTCTCCGCCGACCCCCGCCGGCACGCGCCCACCGCGACGTCGATCGCGCCACCCCTGCCGCCGCCGAACGGCCGGCACCATCCGACGCCGGTCCCGGCACCGCCGCCGGAGGCGCCCCCGCGCCCCCGCGTGGACTTCCAGGTGGTCCGGGAGCTGCGCCGGGAACTCAGCGAACGGCTCACCCTCTGGCAGCGCGGCCGGGAGTTCGACGCCGACGCCGAGGACACCGAGCGCGCCCGGCTGGCGGTCGCGGTCGTCGCCGAGTACGCGGACGCGGTCCGCCGGGCCGGCACCCCGATGGCGGCCGGCGAGGAACGTCTCCTGCTGGACCAGGTCACCGCCGAGCTGGCCGGGCTCGGCCGGCTCCAGACGCTGCTGGTCGACGACACCATCGAGGAGGTGCACATCCTCGGCTGCGACCAGGTGCGCATCACCCGGCACGGCGGCGGCGTCGACTGGGCCGAGCCGATCGCCGACAGCGACGACGAGCTGGTGGAGATCCTCCAGGCGGCGGCCCGGCGGGCGGGCGCCACCGAACGCTCCCTGTCGACGTCGAAGCCCACTCTCGACCTGCAGCTGCCCGACGGCAGCCGCCTCGCCGCCGTGTTCCTGGTCAGCCACCGCCCGTACGCGGTGATCCGCAAGCACAACACGCTCGACGTGAGCCTGGACGACATCGCCGGCGGCCGGGGCGACCTGGACGAGATGGTCGACCCGCTGCTGCGCGACTTCCTCCGCGCGGCCCTGCGCGCCGGGCTGAACATCATGGTCGCCGGCCTGGCCGGGGCCGGGAAGACCACGGTCATCCGGGCGCTGATGAACGAGATCCCGCCGGACGAGCCGTACGTGCTGCTGGAGGAGAGCCGGGAGCTGCTGCCCGCCCGGCGGGGGCACCGGCACCGGGCGGTGATGAGCTTCGAGGCCCGGGAGGGGCACGGCGAGCGGGGGCCGGACGGCCGCCCGGCCGGCGAGGTCAGCATCGCCGATCTGATCCCGGTCTCGCTGCGCATGGGCGTGCTGCGGATCATCGTCGGCGAGGTCCGGTCCCGGGAGATCGTGCCGATGCTCCAGGCGATGACGACCAGCCGGGGCTCGATGTGCACGATCCACGCCCGGACACCGGCCGGCGTCGGCGAGCGGATCATCGAGCTGGCGCTGGCGCACGGCCGCGAGATGACGGTCGACCAGGCCCGGCGGATGGCGGGCAACGCGCTCGACCTCATCGTCTACGTCACCGTCGAGGACGAGACGGCGATCGGCGGACGCAAGCACCGTTTCGTCTCGCACGTCGAGGAGGTCATCGGCGTCGGTGACGGCAACCGGATCACCACCACCACGGTCTTCGGGCCGGGACCGGACGGCCGGGCGGTCCCCCGGCACCTGCCGGAGCGGATCCGCAACCAGCTCCTCCGGGTCGGTTACGACGCCCGGCTGCTGGGCCGGTGGATCGAGGCCGGCACCGGCGCGTGGCGACGTCCCCGGCAGACCCGGCTGGGCCGGCGGTGA
- a CDS encoding TadE/TadG family type IV pilus assembly protein encodes MDDAVSRERGSVSVEVAILAPAFIALLVLAGVAGRTAVAAEAVDAAAHDAARAASISRDAGTARREAREAAVRLLDWRRLNCAGTPTLAFSGTVNGRPTSFDAAFHSPVGQDASVTVRISCSVDLSDVHLSVLPGMPTGKRVTASFTSPLDRYRSRG; translated from the coding sequence GTGGACGACGCCGTGAGCCGCGAGCGTGGTTCCGTCTCGGTCGAGGTGGCGATCCTCGCGCCGGCCTTCATCGCGCTGCTCGTGCTGGCCGGCGTCGCGGGGCGTACCGCGGTGGCGGCCGAGGCCGTCGACGCCGCCGCCCACGACGCCGCGCGCGCCGCCTCCATCTCCCGGGACGCCGGCACCGCCCGCCGCGAGGCCCGGGAGGCGGCCGTCCGGCTGCTCGACTGGCGCCGGCTCAACTGCGCCGGTACGCCCACCCTCGCCTTCAGCGGCACCGTGAACGGACGGCCGACCAGCTTCGACGCGGCGTTCCACAGCCCGGTCGGCCAGGACGCCTCAGTCACCGTGCGGATCTCCTGCTCGGTCGACCTGTCCGACGTGCACCTGTCGGTGCTGCCCGGGATGCCCACCGGCAAGCGGGTGACGGCGAGCTTCACGTCACCGCTGGACCGCTACCGGAGCCGGGGATGA
- a CDS encoding TadE/TadG family type IV pilus assembly protein — protein MRAVAVDPLGGGDRGASPVELAVVMPVIFVLLFGSIQVAAWFVARSTALNAAQSAVNAQRVHQAPPGAGEARARRFLAAAGGWLVGWTSPGPSCVTSATDVTCTVSGRSLSVVPGVDFPVRQSAHGTVERWTTP, from the coding sequence ATGCGCGCCGTCGCGGTCGACCCGCTCGGCGGTGGTGACCGGGGAGCCAGTCCGGTCGAGCTGGCCGTAGTCATGCCGGTGATCTTCGTGCTGCTCTTCGGGTCCATCCAGGTGGCCGCCTGGTTCGTCGCCCGGTCGACGGCGCTGAACGCCGCACAGAGCGCGGTCAACGCGCAGCGCGTCCACCAGGCCCCACCGGGGGCCGGCGAGGCCCGCGCGCGGCGGTTCCTGGCGGCGGCCGGCGGTTGGCTGGTCGGCTGGACGTCACCGGGCCCGAGCTGCGTGACCAGCGCGACCGACGTGACCTGCACGGTCAGCGGCCGCTCGCTCTCCGTCGTCCCCGGTGTGGACTTCCCGGTGCGCCAGAGCGCGCACGGGACCGTGGAACGGTGGACGACGCCGTGA
- a CDS encoding GNAT family N-acetyltransferase produces MPDLQRLAAHHADPLLAFERDNRAWFARSIPDRGDDYFADFPARHATLLAEQATGACHFHVLVDDDGRVLGRFNLVDVADGEAELGYRVAQRAVGRGLATDGVRQVCTLARDAYGLRRLTAATTLDNPASLAVLRHTGFTPVGEVSLDGRPGLRHRRQLTLDG; encoded by the coding sequence GTGCCCGACCTCCAGCGGCTCGCCGCCCACCACGCCGACCCGCTGCTCGCGTTCGAGCGGGACAACCGCGCCTGGTTCGCGCGGTCGATCCCGGACCGCGGGGACGACTACTTCGCCGACTTCCCGGCCCGGCACGCCACTCTCCTCGCCGAGCAGGCCACCGGCGCGTGTCACTTCCACGTCCTGGTCGACGACGACGGTCGCGTCCTCGGCCGCTTCAACCTGGTCGACGTCGCCGACGGGGAGGCCGAGCTGGGCTACCGGGTCGCGCAGCGGGCCGTCGGGCGCGGGCTCGCGACCGACGGCGTCCGGCAGGTGTGCACGCTCGCCCGGGACGCGTACGGATTGCGCCGGCTGACCGCCGCGACGACCCTGGACAATCCCGCTTCGCTGGCGGTGCTCCGGCACACCGGGTTCACGCCCGTCGGCGAGGTGTCACTCGACGGCCGCCCCGGGTTGCGGCACCGCCGTCAGCTGACCCTCGACGGCTGA
- a CDS encoding ParA family protein — translation MAIIALVAAKGSPGVTTSALACALTWHRRLVLAECDPAGGSVLAGYLGGALDGPRGIGELAVGELRDGNLETAFWSQLVDLDAPKRERLLLPGVVDPAQAGSVVPLWQRFADFFAGLDRGDPAYDVLVDCGRLHVAGPPWPILRAASVVLVVTNARLPDLSATRALVRAIERDFTEHRVPAGTLRLLLVGGGHGRSEVSKALRLPVIARLPHDPRTAGVLALGGTVRAGRPLMRAASALEVPVGALLDRRRARLAWPVAQGVPDAV, via the coding sequence ATGGCGATCATCGCGCTGGTCGCCGCCAAGGGGTCGCCGGGCGTCACCACCTCCGCGCTGGCCTGCGCGCTCACCTGGCACCGGCGGCTGGTGCTCGCCGAGTGCGACCCGGCCGGCGGGTCGGTGCTCGCCGGCTACCTCGGCGGCGCGCTCGACGGGCCCCGGGGCATCGGCGAGCTGGCCGTCGGGGAGCTGCGCGACGGCAACCTGGAGACGGCGTTCTGGTCGCAGCTGGTCGACCTGGACGCCCCGAAGCGGGAACGGCTGCTGCTGCCGGGCGTCGTTGATCCCGCCCAGGCGGGCAGCGTCGTCCCGCTGTGGCAGCGGTTCGCCGACTTCTTCGCCGGGCTGGACCGCGGCGACCCCGCGTACGACGTGCTCGTCGACTGCGGACGCCTGCACGTGGCCGGCCCGCCCTGGCCGATCCTGCGCGCCGCCTCGGTGGTGCTGGTGGTCACCAACGCCCGGCTGCCCGACCTGTCCGCCACCCGCGCCCTGGTCCGGGCGATCGAGCGGGACTTCACCGAGCACCGGGTGCCCGCGGGCACCCTGCGACTGCTGCTGGTCGGCGGCGGGCACGGGCGCAGCGAGGTCAGCAAGGCCCTGCGGCTGCCGGTCATCGCACGGCTGCCGCACGACCCGCGTACCGCCGGGGTGCTGGCCCTGGGCGGCACGGTGCGGGCCGGACGGCCGCTGATGCGTGCGGCGAGCGCGCTGGAGGTGCCGGTCGGAGCGTTGCTGGACCGGCGGCGGGCCCGCCTGGCCTGGCCGGTGGCGCAGGGGGTGCCGGATGCGGTTTGA
- a CDS encoding type II secretion system F family protein, which yields MATSPADPAGPAVSSVVDIELVAVASGAACVAGLLLAVVAIVGTRRPAGPRPGAGPGLARFWRGPGATPREQRAHQALLVGAVLAGALAFLVTGLPVVGLLVAVAVPGTPWLFSVGRAEQRAIARIEAVGEWTRRLKDVSATGQGLQAAITGTVATAPEEIQEEVRLLAARLQAGWLARPALLAFADEIADPVCDQVVAALILHLTDRGDRLGDVLGSIASAAAAEVATRREVEAKRTQPRFAVRFLTGMTLTTIAYGLLNTDYIRPYGTPIGQLVMALLGAAFIALLAWVRAMSQPQRPARFLPAPDPHEVIA from the coding sequence GTGGCGACGTCCCCGGCAGACCCGGCTGGGCCGGCGGTGAGTTCCGTGGTCGACATCGAACTCGTCGCGGTCGCCTCCGGCGCCGCCTGCGTCGCCGGGCTGCTGCTGGCCGTCGTGGCGATCGTCGGCACCCGCCGGCCGGCCGGACCCCGCCCGGGCGCCGGGCCGGGACTCGCCCGGTTCTGGCGCGGTCCCGGGGCCACCCCCCGCGAGCAGCGGGCCCACCAGGCACTGCTCGTCGGCGCCGTGCTGGCCGGCGCGCTGGCCTTCCTGGTGACCGGGCTGCCGGTGGTCGGCCTGCTGGTCGCCGTGGCGGTGCCCGGCACCCCCTGGCTGTTCTCCGTCGGCCGGGCCGAGCAGCGGGCCATCGCCCGGATCGAGGCGGTCGGCGAGTGGACCCGCCGGCTCAAGGACGTCTCCGCGACCGGCCAGGGCCTCCAGGCCGCGATCACCGGCACCGTCGCCACCGCGCCGGAGGAGATCCAGGAGGAGGTACGGCTGCTCGCCGCCCGCCTCCAGGCCGGATGGCTGGCCCGCCCCGCCCTGCTGGCGTTCGCCGACGAGATCGCCGACCCGGTGTGCGACCAGGTGGTGGCGGCGCTGATCCTGCACCTCACCGACCGCGGCGACCGACTCGGCGACGTGCTCGGCTCGATCGCGTCGGCCGCCGCCGCCGAGGTCGCGACCCGGCGGGAGGTCGAGGCGAAGCGCACCCAGCCCCGGTTCGCGGTCCGGTTCCTCACCGGCATGACCCTGACCACGATCGCGTACGGCCTGCTCAACACCGACTACATCCGCCCGTACGGAACCCCCATCGGTCAGCTCGTCATGGCGCTGCTCGGCGCGGCCTTCATCGCCCTGTTGGCCTGGGTACGTGCGATGAGCCAGCCGCAGCGGCCGGCCCGCTTCCTGCCGGCCCCCGACCCGCACGAGGTGATCGCGTGA
- a CDS encoding type II secretion system F family protein, translating into MGNWQLVVAVAAGSAIGLGVFLVVRELVPATPALGPALRRLHQPPGARAVAPADRRLEWLSGLARWLRPPHQQLALLDRTPEQYALSLLLSALIGLAAPSLLSVALATVGVRLPVAVPVLGSLGLALVCALLAHRAVLAKADAARDEFRAAVCTYLDLVALQLSAAHGPVQSLERAAEVCDGWVFDRIRESLRLAQLQMHSPWDELRELADRIGIPELGDVGAIMRSSGSEGAQVHETLRSRADSLRDQIRTDNLARAEGVTSRLDIPGALLVFVLLGFATYPFLARL; encoded by the coding sequence ATCGGCAACTGGCAGCTCGTCGTCGCGGTGGCCGCCGGGTCGGCGATCGGGCTCGGCGTCTTCCTGGTGGTCCGGGAACTCGTACCGGCGACCCCGGCGCTCGGACCCGCGCTGCGACGGCTGCACCAGCCGCCCGGCGCCCGCGCGGTCGCCCCGGCCGACCGGCGGCTGGAATGGCTGTCCGGCCTGGCCCGCTGGCTGCGGCCACCGCATCAGCAACTCGCCCTGCTCGACCGCACACCGGAGCAGTACGCCCTGTCGCTCCTGCTCTCCGCCCTGATCGGGCTCGCCGCACCGAGTCTGCTGAGCGTCGCCCTCGCCACCGTGGGCGTACGGCTGCCGGTGGCCGTACCGGTGCTGGGCAGTCTGGGCCTCGCCCTGGTGTGCGCGCTGCTCGCGCACCGGGCGGTGCTCGCGAAGGCGGACGCCGCCCGCGACGAGTTCCGGGCGGCCGTCTGCACGTACCTCGACCTGGTGGCGTTGCAGCTCTCCGCAGCGCACGGCCCGGTGCAGTCCCTGGAACGGGCGGCGGAGGTCTGCGACGGCTGGGTCTTCGACCGGATCCGGGAGTCGCTGCGGCTCGCCCAGCTCCAGATGCACTCCCCCTGGGACGAACTGCGGGAACTCGCCGACCGCATCGGTATCCCGGAACTCGGCGACGTGGGCGCGATCATGCGCTCGTCCGGCAGCGAGGGGGCACAGGTGCACGAGACCCTGCGCAGCCGCGCTGACTCCCTACGCGACCAGATCCGCACCGACAACCTGGCCCGGGCAGAGGGGGTGACCAGTCGGCTCGACATCCCGGGCGCCCTGCTCGTGTTCGTCCTGCTCGGTTTCGCCACGTACCCGTTCCTCGCCCGTCTCTGA
- a CDS encoding SAF domain-containing protein: protein MSLATRNGTGPVDAPVVPPRVVRQRRMRPGLLGLAVLLIALGGLGAAFAVTSVRATGSYLAIARPVEVGRTIGADDLVTVQVAGGQGLAPVPVGRRDDVVGKRAKVALVPGTLLTMDQLTDEPLLGPGQQQLALGLEPSQVPARKLHPGDKVLLVSTPAGNDDRPATGVTRFEATVIDTTTTENDDEVVVYVALAVRDVPAVAALVAQDRIAVALTEAA, encoded by the coding sequence GTGAGCCTCGCGACGCGCAACGGAACCGGACCGGTGGACGCCCCGGTCGTCCCGCCCAGGGTGGTCCGGCAACGCCGGATGCGCCCCGGGCTGCTCGGCCTGGCCGTCCTCCTCATCGCTCTCGGCGGGCTCGGGGCGGCGTTCGCCGTCACCTCGGTCCGCGCCACCGGCAGCTACCTGGCGATCGCCCGCCCGGTCGAGGTCGGCCGGACAATCGGCGCGGACGACCTGGTGACCGTGCAGGTCGCCGGCGGCCAGGGGCTCGCCCCGGTGCCGGTGGGCCGGCGGGACGACGTGGTCGGCAAGCGGGCGAAGGTCGCGCTCGTCCCCGGGACGTTGCTGACCATGGACCAGCTCACCGACGAGCCCCTCCTCGGCCCCGGGCAGCAGCAGCTCGCTCTGGGTCTCGAACCGTCCCAGGTGCCGGCCCGCAAGCTGCACCCCGGCGACAAGGTGCTGCTGGTCAGCACCCCGGCCGGGAACGACGACCGGCCGGCCACCGGTGTCACCCGCTTCGAGGCCACCGTCATCGACACGACGACCACCGAGAACGACGACGAGGTCGTCGTGTACGTGGCGCTCGCCGTCCGGGACGTACCGGCGGTGGCGGCGCTGGTCGCCCAGGACCGGATCGCCGTCGCCCTCACCGAGGCGGCCTGA
- a CDS encoding zinc ribbon domain-containing protein — translation MAATPKGRTRRYRYYTCFTRTRYGKHATCTAPRLPADELDRMILRALHDFYTTAEPVLAAMIERAQAQRDSTADDRRAELTATANQITHTENAITCYHTAFENGTMDDATAGPRIRSANGSPNSRPGTPNSTPTRPPSPRPAARHRRPHPRPPRHHSGERHHHRAQGRHRDTHCRSSTHRPGSRTRVQDSHRHDNAPARNGRGHLERATGSHNGAVGGPPGTRTLNPSGVVWIVSHRADRGADLGDVWCRLTTIDSSCRRHLCPRCAR, via the coding sequence TTGGCGGCGACGCCCAAAGGCCGGACCCGCCGCTACCGCTACTACACCTGCTTCACCCGCACCCGCTACGGCAAGCACGCCACCTGCACCGCGCCCCGGCTCCCCGCCGACGAGCTCGACCGCATGATCCTGCGGGCCCTGCACGACTTCTACACCACCGCCGAGCCCGTCCTGGCCGCCATGATCGAACGCGCCCAAGCCCAACGCGACAGCACCGCCGACGACCGGCGCGCCGAACTCACCGCCACAGCCAACCAGATCACCCACACCGAGAACGCGATCACCTGCTACCACACCGCCTTTGAGAACGGCACCATGGACGACGCCACCGCCGGACCCCGCATCCGCTCCGCCAACGGCTCGCCCAACTCCAGGCCCGGCACACCGAACTCGACGCCGACCCGACCGCCCAGCCCACGCCCCGCCGCCCGGCACCGTCGCCCGCATCCGCGACCACCTCGCCACCATTCTGGCGAGCGGCACCACCACCGAGCGCAAGGCCGCCATCGAGACACTCATTGCCGAAGTTCAACTCACCGACCAGGGAGTCGTACCCGTGTTCAAGATTCCCACCGACACGACAATGCCCCCGCCCGAAACGGACGGGGGCACCTCGAAAGAGCCACCGGTTCGCACAATGGTGCGGTCGGTGGGCCGCCAGGGACTCGAACCCTGAATCCCTCCGGCGTGGTATGGATCGTCTCGCATCGGGCGGATCGAGGCGCTGACCTGGGCGACGTCTGGTGTCGCCTTACAACGATTGACAGTTCTTGTCGGCGTCATTTGTGCCCGAGGTGTGCCCGATGA
- a CDS encoding glycosyl hydrolase family 65 protein has protein sequence MAKGPRWNCDGHADGGRSTRPPFTTAPEARTVRDSSLSASPQAVLAAEVGHLDLAYGLFAESVSQDLADLGDKTADGLYLASLAGAWLALVQGFGGLRDDRGVLSFDPRLPAEIRRLAFCLRWHGHRLAVTLTAAEARYELPDADPDTTVELWHHGEHIHLTGGSAATRPMPPIPAPAPVPHSPPAAPR, from the coding sequence TTGGCGAAGGGCCCGCGGTGGAACTGTGACGGTCACGCAGACGGCGGCCGGTCAACCCGACCGCCGTTTACGACCGCGCCCGAGGCCCGGACCGTCCGCGACTCGTCGCTGTCGGCCTCCCCGCAGGCCGTGCTCGCCGCCGAGGTCGGGCACCTCGACCTGGCGTACGGCCTGTTCGCCGAGTCCGTGTCGCAGGACCTCGCGGACCTCGGCGACAAGACCGCCGACGGGCTGTACCTGGCGTCGCTGGCCGGTGCGTGGCTGGCGCTGGTGCAGGGCTTCGGCGGTCTGCGCGACGACCGGGGAGTGCTCTCCTTCGACCCGCGGCTGCCCGCGGAGATCCGGCGGCTCGCCTTCTGCCTGCGCTGGCACGGCCACCGCCTGGCGGTGACACTGACCGCCGCCGAGGCCCGGTACGAGCTGCCGGACGCCGACCCGGACACGACCGTCGAGCTGTGGCACCACGGCGAACACATCCACCTGACCGGCGGCAGCGCGGCAACCCGCCCAATGCCCCCAATCCCCGCCCCCGCCCCAGTCCCCCATTCCCCCCCCGCCGCCCCCAGGTGA
- a CDS encoding GNAT family N-acetyltransferase: protein MLRGSKVGLRARHEDDIPILQAELYDDVVNHSRSQARPWRPITPGSKNPQLVVDDKEQGHVPFSVVELDGGALVGTAVLWGIDNHNRSAHIGLGLLPSFRGKGYGTDVVAVLCHYGFVVRGLHRLQIETLSDNHAMLRSAERNGFVREGVLRSSAWVMGEFLDEVLLGLIAHEWKLDSKG, encoded by the coding sequence ATGCTAAGGGGCAGCAAGGTCGGGCTCAGGGCCCGGCACGAGGACGACATCCCGATCCTGCAGGCCGAGCTCTACGACGACGTGGTCAACCACTCGCGGTCCCAAGCCCGGCCGTGGCGGCCGATCACGCCCGGCTCGAAGAACCCGCAGCTCGTGGTGGACGACAAGGAGCAGGGGCACGTCCCGTTCTCGGTGGTGGAGCTGGACGGCGGCGCGCTGGTCGGCACCGCGGTGCTGTGGGGCATCGACAACCACAACCGGTCCGCGCACATCGGGCTGGGGCTGCTGCCGTCCTTCCGTGGCAAGGGCTACGGCACCGACGTGGTCGCGGTGCTGTGCCACTACGGTTTCGTGGTGCGCGGCCTGCATCGGCTGCAGATCGAGACGCTGTCGGACAACCACGCGATGCTGCGCTCCGCCGAGCGCAACGGCTTCGTCCGCGAGGGCGTGCTGCGCTCCTCGGCCTGGGTGATGGGCGAGTTCCTGGACGAGGTGCTGCTCGGGCTCATCGCCCACGAATGGAAGCTGGACTCGAAGGGCTAG